Within Cnuibacter physcomitrellae, the genomic segment GGCGGGCGAGCTGCTGTTCTCGATCATGATGGTGAGCGACGAGCGCGCCGTCGACGAGACGTGGGTCGCGGGCGAGCGCCTCTACAAGAAGGCCTGACGTGAGCACGACCGGCTCGTCCGCGCGGGCCGCGACGGAGACGGGCGCTCCGGTCTCGCTCGTCATCCACCGCCGGCTCGCCGAGTCGTCGTACGACGTCTACGAGGCCTGGCAGGAGCGCGTCGGCGCGGCGCTGGCGCGCTTCCCGGGATTCGTCGACCGCCAGGTCATCCGACCCAACCCGCCCGTGCAGGTCGACTGGGTGATCGTGCAGCGCTTCCGGTCGGCGGCGGATGCGCGCGCCTGGCTGCGGAGCCCGGAGCGCGCGGCCCTGTCGTCGGAGATCTCGTCCCACTTCCTCGGCAACGACGACATCCACCTCGTGACGGAGGACGCACAGCAGCGCGCGGAGTCGGCCTCGGCGCTGATCTCGAGCCGGGTCCCGCCCGAGCTCGAGGACGAGTTCCTCGCCTGGCAGCGGCGCATCTCCGCCGTGGAGGCGCGCTACGACGGGTTCGTCGGGCACAAGGTCGAGCGTCCGATCCCGGGCGTCCAGGACGCCTGGACCGTCGTGCTCTCCTTCGACACCGACGAGCACCTGCAGAGGTGGCTCGACTCGCCCGAACGCGCGGCGCTCCTCGCGGAGGGCGCCGGCTACAACGAGCAGCTCACCCTGCAGAAGGCGTCGTACGGGTTCGGGTTCTGGTCGGGATCCGCGCCCGCTCCGGACCCGGTGTTCAAGAGCAACCTGATCGTGCTCATGATGCTGTACCCGATCGTGTTCCTGTGGGGCTACTTCGTCTCCGACCCGCTCTTCGCCGCTCACGACGTGCCGTTCTGGCTGTCGCTCTTCATCGGGAACGTCGTGTCGACCCAGCTGCTCG encodes:
- a CDS encoding antibiotic biosynthesis monooxygenase encodes the protein MSTTGSSARAATETGAPVSLVIHRRLAESSYDVYEAWQERVGAALARFPGFVDRQVIRPNPPVQVDWVIVQRFRSAADARAWLRSPERAALSSEISSHFLGNDDIHLVTEDAQQRAESASALISSRVPPELEDEFLAWQRRISAVEARYDGFVGHKVERPIPGVQDAWTVVLSFDTDEHLQRWLDSPERAALLAEGAGYNEQLTLQKASYGFGFWSGSAPAPDPVFKSNLIVLMMLYPIVFLWGYFVSDPLFAAHDVPFWLSLFIGNVVSTQLLGWIFVPWAFKRLGWWLKRKRRWQVHLAGYLIVCAVYALSMALYAWLLSLR